The proteins below are encoded in one region of Lactuca sativa cultivar Salinas chromosome 3, Lsat_Salinas_v11, whole genome shotgun sequence:
- the LOC111881589 gene encoding lysine histidine transporter 1 isoform X1 has translation MESGADARNDRRTAEEKAIDDWLPVTSSRNAKWWYSAFHNVTAMVGAGVLSLPYALSQLGWGFGITVLVLSWVITLYTLWQMVEMHEMVPGKRFDRYHELGQHAFGEKLGLYVVVPQQLIVEVGTCIVYMVTGGKSLQKFQQSICPDCKPLRTTYFILIFASVHFVLAHLPNFNSISGVSLAAAIMSLSYSTIAWVASWKRGAHDDVDYSPRSKTPVGQMFGMFSALGDVAFAYAGHNVVLEIQATIPSTPEKPSKGPMWLGCVVAYIIVAICYFPVAIIGFYVFGNTVDDNILITLEHPPWLIASANMFVIIHVIGGYQIFSMPVYDMIETFLVKSVKLKPSGVLRFTVRTLFVVITTFIAITFPFFGGLLGFFGGFALAPTTYYLPCIIWLIVRKPKRWSITWCINWICIVIGVLIMILAPIGGLRSIIRSAGSYKFYS, from the exons ATGGAGTCTGGTGCTGATGCGAGGAATGATAGAAGAACTGCCGAGGAAAAAGCCATCGATGATTGGCTTCCAGTGACATCCTCCAGAAACGCAAAGTGGTGGTACTCAGCCTTTCACAATGTCACCGCCATGGTTGGTGCGGGTGTCCTCAGTCTTCCTTACGCCCTATCTCAACTCGGATG GGGATTTGGAATCACAGTACTAGTCCTATCTTGGGTGATTACACTCTACACACTATGGCAAATGGTGGAAATGCACGAAATGGTTCCCGGAAAAAGATTCGACAGATACCATGAGCTAGGGCAACATGCTTTTGGTGAAAAACTCGGGCTTTATGTTGTAGTCCCTCAACAGCTTATAGTAGAAGTAGGCACATGCATTGTCTACATGGTGACTGGAGGAAAATCTCTACAGAAGTTTCAACAATCAATTTGCCCTGATTGTAAACCTCTAAGAACCACTTACTTCATCTTGATTTTCGCCTCTGTTCACTTTGTACTTGCTCACCTCCCAAATTTCAACTCCATTAGTGGTGTCTCTTTAGCTGCTGCCATCATGTCATTGAG TTATTCAACGATTGCTTGGGTGGCTTCATGGAAAAGGGGAGCTCATGATGATGTGGACTATAGTCCAAGGTCGAAAACTCCTGTGGGACAAATGTTTGGGATGTTTAGTGCTTTGGGTGATGTGGCATTCGCGTATGCAGGTCATAATGTGGTTTTAGAGATCCAAGCAACTATCCCTTCAACACCTGAAAAGCCATCAAAGGGACCAATGTGGTTGGGTTGTGTTGTTGCGTAtataattgttgctatttgctACTTTCCTGTTGCAATAATTGGGTTTTATGTGTTTGGGAACACTGTTGATGATAATATTCTTATCACTCTTGAACACCCTCCATGGCTTATTGCTTCAGCTAACATGTTTGTCATCATCCATGTCATTGGTGGGTATCAG ATTTTTTCGATGCCTGTTTATGACATGATAGAAACCTTCTTGGTGAAATCAGTGAAACTGAAGCCGAGTGGTGTCCTTCGATTCACTGTTCGTACATTATTTGTTG TTATCACTACTTTTATTGCAATCACATTCCCTTTCTTTGGTGGGCTTCTTGGATTCTTTGGAGGGTTTGCATTGGCACCAACCACCTATTAC CTTCCATGCATTATTTGGCTAATAGTTAGGAAGCCTAAAAGATGGAGCATAACTTGGTGCATAAATTGG ATTTGCATAGTAATTGGTGTGCTAATAATGATTCTAGCGCCAATTGGAGGTCTAAGGTCGATTATTAGGTCAGCTGGGAGCTACAAATTTTACTCGTGA
- the LOC111881589 gene encoding lysine histidine transporter 1 isoform X2 gives MVSLFLQSKSSLGFGITVLVLSWVITLYTLWQMVEMHEMVPGKRFDRYHELGQHAFGEKLGLYVVVPQQLIVEVGTCIVYMVTGGKSLQKFQQSICPDCKPLRTTYFILIFASVHFVLAHLPNFNSISGVSLAAAIMSLSYSTIAWVASWKRGAHDDVDYSPRSKTPVGQMFGMFSALGDVAFAYAGHNVVLEIQATIPSTPEKPSKGPMWLGCVVAYIIVAICYFPVAIIGFYVFGNTVDDNILITLEHPPWLIASANMFVIIHVIGGYQIFSMPVYDMIETFLVKSVKLKPSGVLRFTVRTLFVVITTFIAITFPFFGGLLGFFGGFALAPTTYYLPCIIWLIVRKPKRWSITWCINWICIVIGVLIMILAPIGGLRSIIRSAGSYKFYS, from the exons ATGGTATCCCTTTTCCTTCAATCCAAGTCTTCTCT GGGATTTGGAATCACAGTACTAGTCCTATCTTGGGTGATTACACTCTACACACTATGGCAAATGGTGGAAATGCACGAAATGGTTCCCGGAAAAAGATTCGACAGATACCATGAGCTAGGGCAACATGCTTTTGGTGAAAAACTCGGGCTTTATGTTGTAGTCCCTCAACAGCTTATAGTAGAAGTAGGCACATGCATTGTCTACATGGTGACTGGAGGAAAATCTCTACAGAAGTTTCAACAATCAATTTGCCCTGATTGTAAACCTCTAAGAACCACTTACTTCATCTTGATTTTCGCCTCTGTTCACTTTGTACTTGCTCACCTCCCAAATTTCAACTCCATTAGTGGTGTCTCTTTAGCTGCTGCCATCATGTCATTGAG TTATTCAACGATTGCTTGGGTGGCTTCATGGAAAAGGGGAGCTCATGATGATGTGGACTATAGTCCAAGGTCGAAAACTCCTGTGGGACAAATGTTTGGGATGTTTAGTGCTTTGGGTGATGTGGCATTCGCGTATGCAGGTCATAATGTGGTTTTAGAGATCCAAGCAACTATCCCTTCAACACCTGAAAAGCCATCAAAGGGACCAATGTGGTTGGGTTGTGTTGTTGCGTAtataattgttgctatttgctACTTTCCTGTTGCAATAATTGGGTTTTATGTGTTTGGGAACACTGTTGATGATAATATTCTTATCACTCTTGAACACCCTCCATGGCTTATTGCTTCAGCTAACATGTTTGTCATCATCCATGTCATTGGTGGGTATCAG ATTTTTTCGATGCCTGTTTATGACATGATAGAAACCTTCTTGGTGAAATCAGTGAAACTGAAGCCGAGTGGTGTCCTTCGATTCACTGTTCGTACATTATTTGTTG TTATCACTACTTTTATTGCAATCACATTCCCTTTCTTTGGTGGGCTTCTTGGATTCTTTGGAGGGTTTGCATTGGCACCAACCACCTATTAC CTTCCATGCATTATTTGGCTAATAGTTAGGAAGCCTAAAAGATGGAGCATAACTTGGTGCATAAATTGG ATTTGCATAGTAATTGGTGTGCTAATAATGATTCTAGCGCCAATTGGAGGTCTAAGGTCGATTATTAGGTCAGCTGGGAGCTACAAATTTTACTCGTGA
- the LOC111881585 gene encoding uncharacterized protein LOC111881585: MDDQIRAEFKKNNFVLVEEEEILQKCLTFCINYNLSPSDLVSSWDLYSINRQLELVVSDAHMDAFHQQLQSEQKQAIIEKEQGLHSYTDVTMELDEDHEDAKEIVPTSPTGQTNVHLDSFDVTPMQHSLGKPLELVTPFGQRKDKFVVHSTFNTLSTVHEIKMEKGEEGSEDDVIKRVQPIKSCSLEVHSSQPAPGCRYMYDRIEDKFNYLEDKIMKYSKAMVASQLYEEPVDPSVASQKSIFAVGMICCEEEGRLKEKPIMLQSSVEHSGGQRVRLDLQKLDQFSLFPGQVVGIEGHNPSGHYLIATKIVDNVPLSVPDDENIRQKKRQAVDEDNKPAGLSDITSDLSLIIASGPYTTTDNLFFEPLSDLLAYAQRKQPQLLILLGPFIDSEHPEIKKGALNRTYDDLFRLEILRRLQDYVEYMGSAARVILVPSIRDAHHDYVFPQAAFDMNIADLSRQITCITNPGMISANKVKVGCCSVDVLKQLSMDVVSRGIKNRMNTLTNHLLSQRSFYPLYPPAEDTPVDLSLAPEALQMSSVPDILIVPSDLTHFVKVLRLEGTSEGGEEVKCMCVNPGRLARGEGGGHFVELNFHGTPDSSSASVIRI; this comes from the exons ATGGACGACCAAATTAGAGCCGAATTCAAGAAGAACAACTTCGTTTTAGTCGAAGAAGAAGAAATACTTCAGAAAT GTCTGACattttgtataaattacaatCTCAGTCCATCGGACCTTGTTTCGagctgggatttgtactctatcAACAG GCAACTGGAACTAGTAGTATCAGATGCTCATATGGATGCATTCCATCAGCAACTACAAAGTGAACAGAAACAAGCTATTATCGAAAAGGAGCAAGGCCTACATTCATATACTGATGTCACCAT GGAGTTAGATGAAGACCATGAAGATGCTAAGGAGATTGTTCCTACCTCTCCAACAGGACAAACTAATGTACATCTGGACTCATTTGATGTAACACCTATGCAGCATTCATTGGGGAAGCCTTTAGAACTGGTGACACCCTTTGGGCAACGAAAAGACAAGTTTGTAGTACACTCAACTTTTAACACCCTATCCACAGTTCATGAAATTAAAATGGAAAAGGGCGAAGAGGGTTCTGAAGATGATGTGATCAAAAGGGTACAACCTATTAAAAGTTGTTCCCTTGAAGTTCATTCTTCCCAGCCTGCCCCTGGATGCAGATACATGTATGACAGGATAGAAGACAAG TTTAATTATCTTGAAGATAAAATCATGAAATATTCAAAAGCCATGGTTGCATCTCAGCTTTATGAGGAACCTGTTGATCCATCGGTTGCTTCCCAA AAAAGTATATTTGCTGTTGGCATGATTTGCTGTGAAGAAGAAGGGCGTTTAAAGGAAAAACCAATCATGCTTCAAAGCAG TGTTGAGCATTCTGGAGGACAACGTGTGCGCCTTGACTTACAGAAACTGGATCAGTTTTCCCTTTTCCCAGGCCAG GTGGTAGGTATTGAAGGGCATAATCCAAGTGGGCACTATTTAATTGCAACAAAAATTGTTGATAATGTTCCACTATCAGTCCCTGATGATGAAAATATTCGTCAAAAGAAGAGACAAGCTGTGGATGAAGATAACAAACCTGCTGGTTTATCTGATATAACATCAGATTTATCATTG ATTATTGCTTCAGGCCCTTACACCACAACTGACAACTTATTCTTTGAGCCACTCTCTGATCTTCTTGCATATGCACAAAGAAAGCAGCCTCAGTTGCTTATACTG TTAGGGCCTTTCATTGATTCGGAGCACCCCGAGATCAAGAAAGGAGCTTTAAACAGGACTTATGATGATTTATTCCGTCTTGAAATCCTTAGGAGG CTTCAAGATTATGTGGAATATATGGGCTCTGCTGCACGTGTGATTCTTGTGCCATCTATACGCGATGCACACCATGACTATGTGTTTCCTCAg GCTGCTTTTGATATGAATATAGCTGATCTAAGTCGTCAGATCACTTGCATTACAAATCCAGGAATGATCTCAGCAAATAAG GTGAAAGTAGGCTGCTGTAGTGTGGATGTCTTGAAACAGCTTAGTATGGATGTGGTGTCACGTGGGATCAAGAATCGCATGAATACACTAACAAACCATCTCCTGAGTCAACGCAG CTTTTATCCTCTGTACCCACCCGCGGAAGACACTCCTGTGGACTTGTCGCTTGCTCCAGAAGCCCTTCAAATGTCTAGTGTTCCAGACATTCTCATTGTCCCTTCAGACCTCACACACTTTGTGAAG GTTTTGAGGTTGGAGGGGACAAGTGAAGGAGGTGAAGAAGTGAAATGTATGTGTGTGAATCCGGGAAGACTGGCGAGAGGTGAAGGAGGTGGTCACTTTGTAGAACTTAACTTCCATGGTACCCCAGACTCATCTTCTGCCTCAGTTATTCGTATATAG
- the LOC111881574 gene encoding pentatricopeptide repeat-containing protein At1g33350, giving the protein MPASSNLNTQIIGILDKINNLIHLKQLQAYLITTGHSQDQFFSFKLVRCCVLSLSNFDYARSIFSSLVSPNVYLYTAMITAYSSQPDHDSSLLLYRDMVRKKRPKVSHFIYPHVLKSCPEVLGSNGTKMVHTQIVRTGYEEYPVVKTALLDAYSRFSSDIAVARLLFDEMSERNVVSWTAMISGYTRAGEMRSAIELFEQMPDRDTPSWNSIIAGCTHNGMFSEAIHLLRRMIMNGKKPNHVTVLCSLSAFGHMGMLHLGKSTHNYLLRNGLGPNSHIANGLVDMYGKCGSLKEARRVFDETPKRNLTSWNSMINSFALHGQSESAIIIFEEMKQHGVKPDDITFVGLLNACTHGGLVEKGRSFFKSMANDYGMEPDIHHYGCFIDLLGRAGQFEEAMEVINAMKSPPDEAVWGSLLNGCKIHGRMDLAEIAVKKLIEIEPNNGGYGAMLANIYGALGEWDKARIVWRTLKEQKAHKIPGCSWIEVDDQVHQFYSADDSHCKIHDIHLILESIFGFSDENIFLHQHTSRL; this is encoded by the coding sequence ATGCCAGCATCCTCCAATTTAAACACACAGATCATTGGAATACTCGACAAAATCAATAACCTTATTCATCTTAAGCAGCTTCAAGCTTATCTCATCACCACCGGCCATTCACAAGACCAGTTTTTCTCTTTCAAGCTCGTTCGGTGCTGTGTACTCTCTCTATCCAACTTCGATTACGCTCGCTCAATCTTCTCTTCTCTTGTTTCACCCAATGTCTACCTCTACACGGCCATGATCACAGCTTATTCTTCTCAACCAGATCATGATTCGTCGCTCCTTTTATACCGCGATATGGTTCGAAAGAAACGACCTAAAGTCAGCCATTTTATCTACCCACACGTCCTTAAATCTTGCCCGGAGGTTTTGGGATCGAATGGAACGAAAATGGTACATACCCAGATTGTTAGAACGGGGTATGAAGAGTACCCGGTTGTGAAAACGGCTTTACTCGACGCTTACTCGAGGTTCTCTTCCGATATAGCTGTTGCGAGGCTACTGTTCGATGAAATGTCTGAGAGAAATGTCGTGTCTTGGACTGCTATGATTTCTGGGTATACTAGAGCCGGTGAAATGCGTAGTGCAATTGAGTTGTTTGAACAAATGCCCGACAGAGATACCCCATCGTGGAATTCTATAATCGCTGGGTGTACTCACAATGGGATGTTTTCAGAGGCTATTCATCTTCTAAGAAGGATGATTATGAACGGAAAGAAACCAAATCATGTTACAGTTCTATGCTCTCTTTCAGCTTTCGGCCACATGGGCATGTTACATCTTGGAAAATCAACACATAATTACCTTCTTAGAAACGGGCTTGGTCCTAATTCTCATATTGCAAACGGACTGGTTGATATGTATGGAAAATGTGGGAGCTTGAAAGAAGCCCGAAGGGTGTTCGATGAAACGCCAAAGAGAAACCTAACTTCCTGGAACTCCATGATCAACTCTTTTGCCCTCCATGGCCAAAGCGAATCAGCAATAATAATCTTCGAGGAAATGAAACAACATGGTGTGAAACCGGATGATATTACATTTGTAGGGCTATTAAATGCTTGCACCCATGGTGGATTGGTGGAAAAAGGTCGTTCTTTTTTCAAATCAATGGCAAACGATTACGGAATGGAGCCTGACATTCATCATTATGGGTGTTTCATTGATCTTCTTGGTAGAGCAGGTCAGTTTGAAGAAGCCATGGAAGTTATAAATGCAATGAAATCCCCACCTGATGAAGCTGTTTGGGGTTCTTTGCTCAATGGTTGCAAGATTCATGGCCGAATGGATTTGGCTGAAATTGCAGTCAAGAAACTGATTGAAATTGAGCCGAATAATGGTGGGTATGGGGCCATGTTGGCCAATATTTATGGTGCATTAGGGGAGTGGGATAAAGCAAGAATAGTATGGAGAACGTTGAAGGAGCAAAAGGCTCATAAGATACCTGGTTGCAGTTGGATTGAAGTTGATGATCAAGTTCATCAATTTTATTCGGCTGATGATTCCCATTGCAAAATACATGACATACACTTGATCTTAGAAAGCATATTTGGATTTTCTGATGAAAACATCTTTCTTCATCAACATACAAGTAGACTTTGA